One window from the genome of Micromonospora aurantiaca ATCC 27029 encodes:
- a CDS encoding IclR family transcriptional regulator: MRDPLAEPSDLIRSVSRALRVLESVGRAPRGLTVKQIARRCELTVATTYHLVRTLAYEGYVIRREDGTYIVGLEVADRYRELVTAFRGPPAVGEALRRAASDTGWSHYLGRFVGGQVAVTASAEGPRSPYMEDLVPGFDEGAHATALGKSLLATLTTEQRFRYLREYGMRPFTTATLTTVEAFEADLAAGDRRGMQLELGQFRQGVACAAVLVSPDKDIERRVVLACALPAGEMMTSARVVRAKLLTAARAIADGIASEN, encoded by the coding sequence GTGCGCGACCCCTTGGCGGAACCTTCGGACCTGATCCGTAGCGTGTCTCGCGCGCTTCGAGTGCTCGAGTCGGTCGGCCGTGCGCCGAGAGGGCTCACCGTGAAGCAGATCGCCCGGCGCTGCGAGCTGACCGTCGCCACCACCTACCACCTGGTGCGCACGCTCGCGTACGAGGGCTACGTGATCCGGCGCGAGGACGGGACGTACATCGTGGGGTTGGAGGTGGCCGACCGCTACCGCGAGCTGGTCACCGCGTTCCGGGGGCCGCCGGCGGTGGGTGAGGCGCTGCGCCGCGCGGCGTCGGACACCGGCTGGAGCCACTACCTCGGCCGTTTCGTCGGCGGGCAGGTGGCGGTGACCGCGTCCGCCGAGGGGCCGCGCTCGCCCTACATGGAAGACCTGGTGCCGGGCTTCGACGAGGGCGCGCACGCCACCGCGCTGGGCAAGAGCCTGCTCGCCACGCTCACCACCGAACAGCGCTTCCGCTACCTGCGCGAGTACGGCATGCGCCCGTTCACCACCGCCACCCTCACCACTGTCGAGGCGTTCGAGGCGGACCTGGCCGCCGGTGACCGGCGCGGCATGCAGCTGGAGCTGGGGCAGTTCCGGCAGGGCGTGGCGTGCGCCGCGGTGCTCGTCAGCCCGGACAAGGACATCGAGCGCCGGGTGGTGCTGGCCTGCGCGCTGCCGGCCGGCGAGATGATGACATCGGCCCGGGTGGTCCGCGCCAAGCTCCTCACCGCCGCGCGCGCCATCGCCGACGGGATCGCCTCCGAGAACTGA
- a CDS encoding anti-sigma factor family protein — protein MTRCEFAHDDGAYVLGALAPADRVAYERHLAGCAQCREAVAEIAVLPGLLGRLDPAGLEQFLEVGPETSRVPALLDAARERKRRERSRSRRRYALTALAAAALAVLAGVGVGLVQSPAEPTKPPVALASMRPVAGTVPVHAEVGLTETPWGTEVTMHCGYDRRAGHREAYTFRLVAHGPDGATEQIGSWLAAPGDDLRFSGVTRFTKGELVRLELLRGTNAPVLAYDLR, from the coding sequence GTGACACGCTGCGAGTTCGCGCACGACGACGGGGCGTACGTGCTCGGCGCGCTCGCCCCGGCGGACCGGGTCGCCTACGAGCGGCACCTGGCCGGGTGCGCGCAGTGCCGGGAGGCGGTGGCCGAGATCGCCGTGCTGCCCGGCCTGCTGGGGCGGCTCGACCCGGCCGGGCTGGAGCAGTTCCTGGAGGTCGGGCCGGAGACGTCGCGGGTGCCCGCGCTGCTCGACGCCGCGCGCGAGCGCAAGCGCCGCGAGCGGTCCCGCTCCCGCCGACGGTACGCGCTGACAGCGCTCGCCGCCGCCGCGCTCGCGGTGCTGGCGGGCGTCGGCGTGGGACTCGTGCAGTCGCCCGCCGAGCCGACGAAGCCGCCGGTGGCGCTGGCCTCGATGCGGCCGGTGGCCGGGACGGTGCCGGTGCACGCCGAGGTGGGGCTGACCGAGACGCCGTGGGGCACCGAGGTCACCATGCACTGCGGGTACGACAGGCGGGCCGGGCACCGGGAGGCGTACACGTTCCGGCTGGTGGCGCACGGCCCGGACGGCGCGACGGAGCAGATCGGCTCGTGGCTCGCCGCCCCCGGTGACGACCTGCGCTTCTCCGGCGTCACCCGCTTCACCAAGGGCGAGCTGGTCCGCCTGGAGCTGCTCCGAGGAACAAACGCCCCCGTCCTGGCCTACGACCTGCGCTGA
- the rarD gene encoding EamA family transporter RarD, with protein MNQLRLGYLYGVGAYLIWGFFPIYLKLLRPAGPVEILAHRILWSVAFVALLLAATRHAGFLRKLARRPRALAGIGLAAALIAVNWGTYIYGVNSDRVVETALGYFINPLVSVLFGVLVLRERLRRAQWAALGVGALAVAVLTVDYGRLPWLALTLAFSFAGYGLVKKQLALPATEGLFVESAVLALPALAYLGWLSARGDSTFGHVSAGHTALLVLAGAATAIPLLLFAGAANRLPLSTVGMLQYLAPILQLGCGVLIFHEPMPPARLAGFALVWLALVVFTADALRHSHRTRQAARTPTTPTPTPSR; from the coding sequence GTGAACCAGCTCCGGCTCGGCTACCTGTACGGCGTCGGCGCGTACCTGATCTGGGGTTTCTTCCCGATCTACCTGAAGCTGCTGCGCCCGGCCGGGCCGGTGGAGATCCTCGCGCACCGGATCCTCTGGTCGGTGGCGTTCGTGGCGTTGCTGCTGGCCGCCACGCGGCACGCCGGCTTCCTGCGCAAGCTGGCCCGGCGGCCCCGGGCGCTCGCCGGCATCGGGCTCGCCGCCGCGCTGATCGCGGTCAACTGGGGCACGTACATCTACGGCGTGAACTCCGACCGGGTGGTGGAGACGGCGCTCGGTTACTTCATCAACCCGCTGGTGTCGGTGCTGTTCGGCGTCCTGGTGCTGCGGGAACGGCTGCGCCGCGCCCAGTGGGCGGCGCTCGGCGTGGGTGCGCTCGCGGTCGCGGTGCTCACCGTCGACTACGGCCGCCTGCCCTGGCTGGCGCTCACCCTGGCGTTCAGCTTCGCCGGGTACGGGCTGGTCAAGAAGCAGCTCGCGCTGCCCGCCACGGAAGGGCTGTTCGTCGAGTCGGCGGTGCTGGCGCTGCCCGCACTGGCGTACCTGGGGTGGCTGTCGGCGCGCGGCGACTCGACGTTCGGGCACGTCTCGGCCGGGCACACCGCGCTGCTGGTGCTGGCGGGGGCCGCCACCGCGATCCCGCTGCTGCTGTTCGCCGGGGCGGCGAACCGGCTGCCGTTGTCCACTGTCGGCATGCTGCAGTACCTCGCGCCGATCCTCCAGCTCGGCTGCGGCGTGCTGATCTTCCACGAGCCGATGCCGCCGGCCCGGCTGGCCGGCTTCGCCCTGGTCTGGCTCGCCCTGGTGGTCTTCACCGCCGACGCCCTGCGCCACTCCCACCGCACCCGCCAGGCCGCCCGCACCCCGACCACCCCCACCCCCACCCCGTCCCGCTGA
- a CDS encoding phage holin family protein, giving the protein MDFLKGLLIRVGSTAVAFWLATLLIPGISLDSDSATETVITLVLVAVIFGVVNAVLQPIIKTVGCGFYLLTLGLIALVVNGLLFLLTSWIAGEAGLPFHVDGFWPEAVLGALFVGIVTWILGAVLDRD; this is encoded by the coding sequence ATGGATTTCCTGAAGGGTCTTCTGATTCGCGTGGGTTCGACGGCGGTGGCGTTCTGGCTCGCCACCCTGCTCATCCCGGGCATCTCGCTCGACTCCGACTCGGCCACCGAGACGGTGATCACGCTGGTGCTCGTCGCGGTCATCTTCGGTGTGGTGAACGCGGTGCTCCAGCCGATCATCAAGACCGTGGGGTGCGGCTTCTACCTGCTGACCCTCGGCCTGATCGCGCTGGTGGTGAACGGCCTGCTCTTCCTGCTCACCAGCTGGATCGCCGGTGAGGCCGGACTGCCCTTCCACGTGGACGGGTTCTGGCCGGAGGCGGTGCTGGGCGCGCTCTTCGTCGGCATCGTCACCTGGATCCTCGGCGCCGTCCTCGACCGCGACTGA
- a CDS encoding sigma-70 family RNA polymerase sigma factor: protein MEGRTHRRFPRRRKRGTAISDHDAQLLRALHDEHADALYAHALRLVNGDRPRAEDLVQETLLRAWRHPESLDPRRGSVRAWLFTTARNLAIDAWRRRSARVGEVYTDELPETAETVDETERAVEAWTVAEALNRLSPTHREVLVECFYQGRSVAEAAARLGVPPGTVKSRTHYALRSLRLALAEMGVTG, encoded by the coding sequence ATGGAAGGGCGAACGCATCGCCGGTTTCCCCGCCGCCGGAAGCGAGGTACCGCCATCAGCGACCACGACGCCCAACTGCTGCGCGCGCTGCACGACGAGCATGCCGACGCGTTGTACGCGCACGCCCTGCGGCTGGTCAACGGCGATCGGCCCCGGGCCGAGGACCTGGTGCAGGAGACGCTCCTGCGCGCCTGGCGGCACCCCGAGTCGCTGGACCCGCGACGCGGCTCGGTACGCGCCTGGCTGTTCACCACCGCGCGGAACCTGGCGATCGACGCCTGGCGGCGGCGCTCGGCCCGGGTCGGCGAGGTCTACACGGACGAACTGCCCGAGACCGCCGAGACGGTCGACGAGACGGAGCGCGCGGTGGAGGCGTGGACCGTGGCCGAGGCGCTCAACCGGCTCAGCCCGACCCACCGGGAGGTGCTCGTCGAGTGCTTCTACCAGGGACGTTCGGTGGCGGAGGCGGCGGCACGGCTGGGCGTACCGCCGGGGACGGTGAAGTCGCGTACCCACTACGCGCTGCGCTCACTACGGTTGGCGCTGGCCGAGATGGGGGTGACCGGGTGA
- a CDS encoding PhoX family protein, with product MSDRPRLLPLLGGTRHGSRDAMTCLYRCGNACDHPVPNPTDNPYFGDVVDTEISRRGVVRAGAVGALVLGFGGAAAGALAGAAPAAAAPAAPPVPGGGEVSPAGAGRPGSGALTFKPIPPNKLDTLVVPNGYDHSVVIRWGDEVVPGAPAFSLGRQTAAAQSKQFGYNNDFVGVLPIDRRRALLVVNHEYTNEDLMFPGFSSQDALTVEQVRVAMAAHGMSVVELERVENTGQWQPVRRGRREYNRRVTALATKFELTGPAAGSSWLRTAADPKGRTVIGTLNNCAGGVTPWGTVLSGEENFNQYFVGGDGAPEEQKPKLARYGIPTDVRHPSGSRKWERADERFDLAKHPNEANRFGWIVEIDPFDPQAKPRKHTALGRFKHEGANVIVARNGRVVAYMGDDERFDYLYKFVSDKKFMPGKSSVARRHNLTLLESGTLYVAKIEGDSPAAEIDGSGKLPADGGFGGRGRWIKLVSGNRSYVDGMTAADVLTFTRLAGDKVGATKMDRPEDVEPSLLTGKVYVALTNNSDRGKAGKAPADEANPRNSNKHGQILELVEDRGDNTAETFAWSLPIVCGDPADASTYFAGYDKTKVSPISCPDNVAFDATGNLWISTDGNALGSNDGLFATAVEGPERGHLKQFLTVPLGAETCGPFITGDNRSVFVAVQHPGEVSGASVENPASTWPDGDFAKPGVVVTWRLDGGPVGS from the coding sequence ATGAGCGACCGGCCTCGCCTGCTTCCGCTGCTGGGTGGCACCCGCCACGGCAGCCGCGACGCGATGACCTGTCTGTACCGGTGCGGCAACGCGTGTGACCACCCGGTGCCGAACCCGACCGACAACCCGTACTTCGGCGACGTGGTCGACACCGAGATCTCCCGGCGCGGCGTGGTCCGGGCCGGCGCGGTCGGCGCGCTGGTGCTCGGCTTCGGCGGCGCCGCCGCGGGCGCGCTCGCCGGCGCCGCGCCGGCCGCCGCTGCGCCCGCCGCCCCGCCGGTTCCCGGCGGCGGCGAGGTCTCGCCCGCCGGCGCGGGCCGCCCTGGTAGCGGCGCGTTGACGTTCAAGCCGATCCCGCCGAACAAGCTCGACACCCTCGTGGTCCCCAACGGGTACGACCACTCCGTGGTGATCCGCTGGGGTGACGAGGTCGTGCCCGGCGCGCCCGCGTTCAGCCTGGGCCGGCAGACCGCCGCCGCCCAGTCCAAGCAGTTCGGCTACAACAACGACTTCGTCGGCGTGCTCCCGATCGACCGTCGGCGCGCGCTGCTCGTGGTGAACCACGAGTACACCAACGAGGACCTCATGTTCCCCGGCTTCAGCAGCCAGGACGCGCTCACAGTGGAGCAGGTACGGGTGGCGATGGCCGCGCACGGCATGTCCGTGGTGGAGCTGGAGCGGGTGGAGAACACCGGTCAGTGGCAGCCGGTACGGCGTGGCCGGCGGGAGTACAACCGCCGGGTCACGGCGCTGGCGACGAAGTTCGAGCTGACCGGCCCGGCCGCCGGCTCGTCGTGGCTGCGTACCGCCGCCGACCCGAAGGGCCGGACGGTGATCGGCACGCTCAACAACTGCGCCGGTGGCGTCACCCCGTGGGGCACAGTGCTCTCCGGCGAGGAGAACTTCAACCAGTACTTCGTCGGCGGAGACGGCGCGCCGGAGGAGCAGAAGCCGAAGCTGGCCCGGTACGGCATCCCGACCGACGTGCGCCACCCGAGCGGCAGCCGCAAGTGGGAACGGGCGGACGAGCGCTTCGACCTGGCCAAGCACCCCAACGAGGCGAACCGGTTCGGCTGGATCGTCGAGATCGACCCGTTCGACCCGCAGGCCAAGCCGCGCAAGCACACCGCGCTGGGCCGGTTCAAGCATGAGGGCGCGAACGTCATCGTGGCGCGCAACGGCCGGGTGGTCGCGTACATGGGCGACGACGAGCGCTTCGACTACCTCTACAAGTTCGTCTCGGACAAGAAGTTCATGCCGGGGAAGTCCTCGGTGGCGCGGCGGCACAACCTGACGCTGCTGGAGTCGGGCACGCTCTACGTCGCGAAGATCGAGGGCGACAGCCCGGCCGCCGAGATCGACGGTTCCGGCAAGCTCCCGGCCGACGGTGGGTTCGGCGGCCGGGGCCGCTGGATCAAGCTGGTCAGCGGCAACCGCTCGTACGTCGACGGCATGACCGCCGCGGACGTGCTCACCTTCACCCGGCTGGCCGGGGACAAGGTCGGCGCCACCAAGATGGACCGGCCCGAGGACGTCGAGCCGAGCCTGCTCACCGGCAAGGTCTACGTGGCGCTGACGAACAACAGCGACCGCGGCAAGGCCGGCAAGGCGCCCGCCGACGAGGCGAACCCGCGCAACAGCAACAAGCACGGGCAGATCCTGGAGCTGGTCGAGGACCGCGGCGACAACACCGCCGAGACCTTCGCCTGGTCGCTGCCGATCGTCTGCGGCGACCCGGCCGACGCCTCGACCTACTTCGCAGGGTACGACAAGACGAAGGTCTCCCCGATCTCCTGCCCGGACAACGTCGCCTTCGACGCCACCGGCAACCTGTGGATCTCGACCGACGGCAACGCGCTGGGCAGCAACGACGGCCTGTTCGCCACAGCCGTCGAGGGTCCGGAGCGGGGCCACCTGAAGCAGTTCCTCACCGTGCCGCTCGGCGCGGAGACCTGCGGCCCGTTCATCACCGGCGACAACCGTTCGGTCTTCGTGGCCGTGCAGCACCCGGGCGAGGTCTCCGGCGCGTCGGTGGAGAACCCCGCCTCCACCTGGCCGGACGGCGACTTCGCCAAGCCCGGCGTGGTGGTCACCTGGCGCCTCGACGGCGGCCCGGTCGGCAGCTGA
- a CDS encoding WXG100 family type VII secretion target: MEHGVLVVNFAALQQAGADIQRALSTLESQLGQLERDAAPLVASWNGEAREAYEVRQSRWRAASQDLQAMLRDIKLAVEDSATDYLDTEKRNANMFQ, from the coding sequence ATGGAGCACGGTGTGCTGGTCGTCAACTTCGCCGCCCTGCAACAGGCGGGCGCCGACATCCAACGGGCGCTGTCCACGCTGGAGAGTCAGCTCGGTCAGCTCGAACGCGACGCCGCCCCGCTGGTGGCGAGCTGGAACGGCGAGGCCCGCGAGGCGTACGAGGTGCGGCAGTCCCGGTGGCGGGCCGCCTCGCAGGACCTCCAGGCGATGCTGCGTGACATCAAGCTCGCCGTCGAGGACTCCGCGACCGACTACCTCGACACCGAGAAGCGCAACGCCAACATGTTCCAGTGA
- a CDS encoding GNAT family N-acetyltransferase yields MFTLTRADGYEISTDPDRIDLDRVHVWLSTDAYWALGRERETVARAFTGSIGFGVYRPGDGRQVAVARVVTDGATFAWLCDVYVDPAERGSGLGTWLAGAVRDHLNELGVRRILLATLDAHGVYAKIGFKPVAADRWMELDQRVTPVTDKDQDKDPPLTVER; encoded by the coding sequence GTGTTCACCCTGACCCGCGCGGACGGCTACGAGATCAGCACCGACCCGGATCGGATCGACCTGGACCGGGTGCACGTCTGGCTCTCCACCGACGCGTACTGGGCGCTGGGGCGGGAGCGGGAGACGGTGGCGCGCGCGTTCACCGGCTCGATCGGCTTCGGCGTCTACCGGCCGGGTGACGGACGGCAGGTCGCTGTCGCCCGGGTGGTCACCGACGGGGCCACCTTCGCCTGGCTCTGCGACGTGTACGTGGACCCGGCCGAGCGGGGTAGCGGGCTGGGCACCTGGCTGGCCGGCGCGGTCCGCGACCACCTGAACGAGCTGGGCGTACGCCGGATCCTGCTGGCCACGCTCGACGCGCACGGGGTCTACGCGAAGATCGGCTTCAAGCCGGTCGCAGCGGATCGGTGGATGGAGCTGGATCAGCGGGTGACGCCGGTCACCGATAAGGACCAAGATAAGGATCCACCACTTACGGTGGAGCGGTGA
- a CDS encoding polyprenyl synthetase family protein translates to MVEDVANPAGERSGQFGALGLHLADPRVEASVLGVLDRVETNLRASVASADPLVTEASRHLVEAGGKRFRPLLVALGAQFGDPDTDQVVPAAVVMELTHLATLYHDDVMDEAAVRRGAPSANSRWTNSVAILVGDYLFARAADIAADLGPEAVRLQARTFARLVHGQIAETVGPRDTDPVAHYLHVIAEKTGSLIATSARFGGMFGGAAPEHVEALAEYGEIIGVAFQLSDDLLDIASESVQSGKTPGTDLREGVPTLPVLYAMASDDADAASVRLREILATGPLVDDALHAEALGLLRESPALKRARETVRSYAEDARARLAPLPEGPARRALESLCDYIADRTS, encoded by the coding sequence ATGGTTGAGGACGTGGCGAACCCGGCTGGCGAGCGTTCAGGTCAGTTCGGCGCGCTCGGCCTGCATCTCGCCGACCCGCGCGTCGAAGCCTCCGTGCTGGGCGTGCTCGACCGGGTCGAGACGAACCTGCGGGCGAGCGTGGCGAGCGCCGATCCGCTGGTGACCGAGGCGTCCCGGCACCTGGTCGAGGCCGGCGGCAAGCGGTTCCGTCCGCTGCTGGTGGCGCTGGGCGCCCAGTTCGGCGACCCGGATACCGACCAGGTCGTCCCCGCCGCCGTGGTGATGGAACTCACCCACCTGGCGACGCTGTACCACGACGACGTGATGGACGAGGCCGCCGTGCGTCGCGGCGCCCCGAGCGCCAACTCCCGCTGGACCAACTCGGTGGCCATCCTGGTCGGCGACTACCTCTTCGCCCGGGCCGCGGACATCGCCGCCGACCTCGGCCCCGAGGCGGTACGCCTCCAGGCGCGCACGTTCGCCCGGCTGGTGCACGGCCAGATCGCCGAGACGGTCGGCCCGCGCGACACCGACCCGGTCGCGCACTACCTGCACGTGATCGCCGAGAAGACCGGTTCACTCATCGCCACCTCGGCCCGCTTCGGCGGCATGTTCGGCGGCGCGGCTCCCGAGCACGTCGAGGCCCTGGCCGAGTACGGCGAGATCATCGGCGTCGCGTTCCAGCTCTCCGACGACCTGCTGGACATCGCCAGCGAGTCGGTCCAGTCCGGCAAGACGCCCGGCACCGACCTGCGCGAGGGCGTACCCACCCTGCCGGTGCTCTACGCGATGGCCTCCGACGACGCGGACGCGGCGAGCGTACGGCTGCGCGAGATCCTGGCCACCGGCCCGCTGGTGGACGACGCGTTGCACGCCGAGGCGCTGGGCCTGCTGCGGGAGTCGCCGGCGCTCAAGCGCGCCCGGGAGACGGTGCGCAGCTACGCCGAGGACGCACGCGCCCGGCTGGCTCCGCTGCCCGAGGGTCCGGCGCGTCGCGCGCTGGAGTCCCTCTGCGACTACATCGCCGACCGCACCAGCTGA
- a CDS encoding MFS transporter: MTETVSRVAPPASRHAVTVGAGATLTTIVCVLPVFLVGGLAVQLADELRFSPAGLGLAVSIYFGVSALASVPSGALVERFGSAPVARAAILLSAASLLAVAGLARSYPILVALLALSAAANALGQLASNAALAEHVPAHRQGLSFGVKQAAVPAATLLAGLAVPTVALTAGWRWAFVAAAVAALAVLPAVPRAGRDRRARTASGRGPGGTGPLVVIGLAATLAAAAANALGTFLVDSAAARGLSPGLAGLTLTLGSVVCVLARVGVGWLADRRTSGHVGLIAGMLLTGSVGLILLAVAGSAPLVAGVVLGFGLGWAWPGLMNFAVVRLHPQAPAAATSITQTGVYAGGCLGPLGLGALAGAAGYPAMWLTAAAAMLLAALLMLLGARLLRPTPTPTPTPALP, translated from the coding sequence ATGACTGAAACAGTTTCGCGAGTCGCCCCTCCGGCGTCCCGCCACGCCGTCACGGTCGGCGCGGGCGCCACCCTCACCACGATCGTGTGCGTCCTGCCCGTCTTCCTGGTCGGTGGGCTCGCCGTCCAGCTCGCTGACGAACTCCGCTTCAGCCCGGCCGGGCTGGGCCTGGCCGTCTCGATCTACTTCGGCGTGAGCGCGCTCGCCTCGGTGCCCTCCGGCGCCCTGGTCGAGCGCTTCGGCTCGGCCCCGGTCGCCCGGGCCGCCATCCTGCTCTCCGCCGCCTCGCTGCTCGCAGTGGCCGGGCTGGCCCGGTCGTACCCGATCCTGGTGGCGCTGCTGGCGCTCAGCGCAGCCGCCAACGCCCTCGGGCAGCTCGCCAGCAACGCCGCGCTGGCCGAGCACGTACCCGCCCACCGGCAGGGCCTCTCGTTCGGCGTGAAGCAGGCTGCCGTACCGGCCGCTACGCTGCTGGCCGGTCTGGCGGTACCCACTGTCGCGCTCACCGCCGGCTGGCGCTGGGCCTTCGTGGCCGCAGCGGTGGCCGCGCTCGCCGTGCTGCCGGCCGTACCCCGGGCCGGACGGGACCGGCGGGCCCGGACCGCCTCCGGTCGCGGTCCCGGCGGCACCGGCCCGCTCGTGGTGATCGGGCTGGCCGCGACGCTCGCGGCAGCCGCGGCGAACGCCCTCGGCACGTTCCTGGTCGACTCGGCTGCGGCGCGAGGGCTCTCCCCCGGCCTGGCCGGCCTGACGCTGACCCTGGGCAGCGTGGTGTGCGTGCTCGCCCGGGTGGGCGTCGGCTGGCTGGCCGACCGGCGCACCAGCGGGCACGTCGGGCTGATCGCCGGTATGCTGCTGACCGGCTCGGTCGGCCTCATCCTGCTCGCGGTGGCCGGATCGGCGCCGCTGGTAGCGGGCGTGGTGCTCGGCTTCGGTCTGGGCTGGGCCTGGCCGGGGCTGATGAACTTCGCCGTGGTCCGGCTCCACCCGCAGGCCCCGGCCGCCGCCACCTCGATCACCCAGACCGGGGTGTACGCGGGCGGCTGCCTGGGTCCGCTCGGCCTGGGCGCGCTGGCCGGCGCGGCGGGCTACCCGGCGATGTGGCTGACTGCTGCCGCGGCGATGCTCCTGGCCGCCCTCCTGATGCTGCTGGGCGCCCGCCTCCTACGCCCCACCCCCACCCCCACCCCCACCCCCGCCCTCCCCTGA
- the eccE gene encoding type VII secretion protein EccE: MTASTSERPASVPVRTPQWTNRPTARLRAGQIVATQVAAAVLVAAAGRGVVPTAVALLSAALLLPAAWVRVRGRWLHEWLVTAAAYVTRRRALPPAADPAALLGLLRPGSVVGATEASGGAAVLHDAAGLTALLELGDPDDLLGDHAHELPTPFDLLPPAGPDAPAIRLQLVFSSSPAPVPAVAGGPAGTSYRQLTDGRVAARARVVLAVQVLRADGWPDEDLLRALSGTLRRLVRRLGPLTARPLGGDAALRVIAELAHHEPGAPVRETWPLLTVGGLTQATWRLRRWPDPRGEAARGLVGRLLALPATATTVALTAGPRTGTAPVPAELAVRVAAGSAAGLSTAERTLRRIAGDVGGELRRLDGEHLAGLVATLPLAVTGGAASPAGSPPPALDLPSAAAGLMVGANRHGAALTVRLFRPATTRVLLVGGVPAAQLLVLRALALGARVVVQTGRPRFWEPFVRGVGTVGGGVPLLPPGRPAGGAPGSPLHPLLVVVDAGPVPPEAGPAAAWQSVLVVRDELTSADTPALARADLAILQPLDPDEAALAGAALGLGGSAEWLTRIRDDMVAVVNRRALRWALLSPTPVESQLVGRPARH, from the coding sequence GTGACCGCGAGCACGTCCGAGCGGCCCGCGTCTGTCCCGGTCCGCACGCCACAGTGGACGAATCGTCCGACCGCTCGCCTGCGCGCCGGCCAGATCGTGGCCACCCAGGTCGCGGCGGCGGTGCTGGTCGCAGCCGCCGGGCGGGGTGTCGTGCCGACGGCCGTCGCGCTGCTGTCGGCGGCCCTGCTGCTGCCGGCCGCGTGGGTCCGGGTGCGCGGCCGCTGGCTGCACGAGTGGCTCGTCACCGCTGCCGCGTACGTGACGCGGCGGCGCGCCCTGCCACCGGCGGCCGATCCGGCGGCGCTGCTGGGGCTGCTCCGGCCGGGCTCGGTGGTCGGCGCGACGGAGGCGTCCGGCGGGGCGGCCGTGCTGCACGACGCCGCCGGGCTGACCGCCCTCCTGGAGCTGGGCGACCCGGACGACCTGCTCGGCGACCACGCGCACGAGCTGCCCACGCCGTTCGACCTGCTTCCCCCGGCCGGTCCGGACGCCCCCGCGATCCGGCTGCAACTGGTGTTCTCGTCGTCGCCCGCACCGGTGCCCGCGGTTGCCGGCGGTCCGGCCGGGACGTCGTACCGCCAGCTCACCGACGGGCGGGTGGCCGCGCGGGCACGGGTGGTGCTGGCCGTCCAGGTGCTGCGCGCCGACGGCTGGCCGGACGAGGACCTGTTGCGGGCACTGTCCGGCACCCTGCGGCGACTCGTCCGCCGGCTCGGCCCGCTCACCGCCCGGCCGCTGGGCGGCGACGCGGCGCTGCGGGTGATCGCCGAACTTGCCCACCACGAGCCCGGAGCCCCGGTACGGGAGACCTGGCCGCTGCTCACTGTCGGTGGCTTGACGCAGGCCACCTGGCGACTGCGCCGGTGGCCGGATCCGCGTGGCGAGGCGGCCCGGGGGCTGGTGGGCCGCCTGCTCGCACTGCCCGCGACCGCCACCACAGTCGCGCTCACAGCCGGTCCGCGCACCGGCACCGCGCCGGTCCCGGCCGAGCTGGCGGTACGGGTGGCGGCCGGGAGCGCGGCCGGGCTGTCGACGGCGGAACGCACGCTGCGCCGGATCGCCGGTGACGTCGGCGGCGAGTTGCGCCGGCTCGACGGTGAGCACCTCGCCGGGCTGGTCGCCACGCTGCCGTTGGCGGTGACCGGTGGGGCCGCGTCCCCGGCCGGGTCGCCTCCGCCCGCGCTGGACCTGCCCTCGGCCGCCGCCGGCCTGATGGTGGGCGCGAACCGGCACGGCGCCGCACTCACCGTCCGCCTGTTCCGCCCGGCCACGACCCGGGTGCTGCTCGTCGGCGGCGTGCCCGCGGCGCAACTGCTCGTGCTGCGGGCGCTGGCGCTCGGCGCGCGCGTGGTGGTGCAGACCGGCCGCCCCCGCTTCTGGGAGCCGTTCGTGCGGGGTGTCGGGACGGTCGGCGGCGGCGTACCGCTGCTCCCGCCGGGCCGTCCGGCCGGTGGCGCGCCCGGCTCGCCGCTGCACCCGCTGCTGGTGGTGGTGGACGCCGGCCCGGTGCCGCCGGAGGCCGGACCGGCAGCCGCCTGGCAGTCGGTGCTGGTGGTCCGCGACGAGCTGACCTCGGCCGACACGCCCGCGCTGGCCCGCGCCGACCTGGCGATCCTCCAGCCGCTCGACCCGGACGAGGCCGCGCTGGCGGGCGCGGCGCTGGGCCTGGGCGGCTCCGCCGAGTGGCTCACCCGGATCCGCGACGACATGGTGGCTGTGGTCAACCGGCGGGCCCTGCGCTGGGCGCTGCTCTCGCCCACACCTGTCGAGTCGCAACTGGTCGGTCGCCCGGCCCGGCACTGA
- a CDS encoding WXG100 family type VII secretion target: MSQTQAEAAVMQQTAAKFEQVDQSLQTMLSGLMAELEVLQQAWRGAGGRSFAQVKQQWAQDQAALQRALRETATAIRSAGRHYDVSDTEAAGRVAGTNRGIQLPL, translated from the coding sequence ATGTCCCAGACCCAGGCAGAAGCCGCGGTGATGCAGCAGACCGCCGCGAAGTTCGAGCAGGTCGACCAGTCGCTCCAGACCATGCTCAGCGGCCTGATGGCCGAGCTGGAGGTGTTGCAGCAGGCCTGGCGGGGTGCCGGTGGGCGCTCGTTCGCGCAGGTCAAGCAGCAGTGGGCGCAGGACCAGGCCGCCCTTCAGCGGGCGCTGCGCGAGACCGCGACCGCGATCCGCAGCGCCGGCCGCCACTACGACGTCTCCGACACCGAGGCCGCCGGCCGGGTGGCGGGCACCAACCGCGGCATCCAGCTGCCGCTCTGA